Proteins from one Streptomyces genisteinicus genomic window:
- a CDS encoding RNB domain-containing ribonuclease, whose protein sequence is MPRRPLHLTGAVEAALRTALREVRTMPGVPGPFPAEVLAAADDAAAAPRLPELDATDVPFLTIDPPGSTDLDQAMHLARRGHGFRVLYAIADVAAFVAPGGPLDTEAHGRVQTLYFPDGRVPLHPPALSEGAASLLPGQTAPALLWRIDLDGDGRAVATEVRRALVRSRARLDYAGVQRQIDTDTAEEPLALLREIGRLREALEAERGGISLDVPEQEIHERGGGFVPAYRAPLPAEGWNAQISLLTGMAAADIMVASGTGILRTLPTAPDGAVARLRRSAAALRIEWPHHVSYAALVRSLDPGEPRHAAFLRECTTLLRGAGYSVFTGGELPSPSVHAAVADEYTHCTAPLRRLVDRYAGELCVAAVAGQEPPEWATAALEALPREMAEGARRANAVERACVDIVEAAVLRDRVGEEFDGVVVDVKEKEPDVGTVQLEDPAVVARIEGDGSPLPLGERLRVRLTRAEPAAATVVFAPA, encoded by the coding sequence ATGCCCCGACGCCCCCTGCATCTGACCGGCGCGGTCGAGGCCGCCCTGCGCACCGCGCTGCGCGAGGTGCGCACCATGCCTGGCGTCCCGGGCCCGTTCCCGGCCGAGGTGCTGGCGGCGGCGGACGACGCCGCGGCAGCGCCGCGGCTCCCGGAGCTCGACGCCACGGACGTCCCCTTCCTCACGATCGACCCGCCGGGCTCCACCGACCTGGACCAGGCGATGCACCTGGCCCGCCGCGGCCACGGCTTCCGCGTCCTGTACGCGATCGCCGACGTCGCCGCGTTCGTCGCGCCCGGGGGACCGCTCGACACCGAGGCGCACGGCAGGGTGCAGACCCTGTACTTCCCCGACGGCCGGGTGCCCCTGCACCCGCCGGCCCTCTCCGAGGGCGCGGCCAGCCTGCTGCCGGGCCAGACGGCGCCGGCCCTGCTGTGGCGGATCGACCTGGACGGCGACGGGCGCGCGGTCGCCACCGAGGTGCGCCGCGCCCTGGTCCGCAGCCGGGCCCGGCTCGACTACGCGGGTGTGCAGCGGCAGATCGACACGGACACCGCCGAGGAGCCCCTGGCGCTGCTGCGGGAGATCGGCCGGCTGCGGGAGGCGCTGGAGGCGGAGCGCGGCGGCATCTCCCTCGACGTGCCCGAGCAGGAGATCCACGAACGCGGCGGGGGGTTCGTCCCCGCCTATCGCGCCCCGCTGCCCGCGGAGGGCTGGAACGCGCAGATCTCGCTGCTCACCGGTATGGCGGCGGCCGACATCATGGTGGCGTCGGGCACCGGCATCCTGCGCACCCTGCCCACGGCACCGGACGGCGCGGTTGCCCGGCTGCGCCGCTCGGCGGCGGCCCTGCGGATCGAGTGGCCGCACCACGTCTCGTACGCGGCGCTCGTCCGCTCCCTCGACCCGGGTGAACCGCGCCACGCGGCCTTCCTCCGGGAGTGCACGACGCTGCTGAGGGGCGCCGGGTACTCCGTGTTCACGGGCGGCGAGCTGCCCTCGCCCTCCGTTCACGCGGCGGTCGCCGACGAGTACACCCACTGCACGGCCCCGCTGCGCCGGCTCGTGGACCGTTATGCGGGCGAGCTGTGCGTGGCGGCCGTGGCCGGGCAGGAACCGCCCGAGTGGGCGACGGCGGCACTGGAGGCCCTGCCCCGGGAGATGGCGGAGGGCGCGCGCCGTGCGAACGCGGTGGAACGCGCCTGTGTCGACATCGTCGAGGCGGCCGTGCTCAGGGACCGGGTCGGCGAGGAGTTCGACGGGGTGGTGGTGGACGTGAAGGAGAAGGAACCCGACGTCGGCACCGTGCAGTTGGAGGACCCGGCGGTGGTCGCCCGGATCGAGGGCGACGGTTCCCCGCTGCCGCTGGGGGAGCGGCTGCGGGTCCGGCTCACCCGCGCGGAGCCGGCCGCGGCGACGGTGGTGTTCGCTCCCGCGTAG
- the eda gene encoding bifunctional 4-hydroxy-2-oxoglutarate aldolase/2-dehydro-3-deoxy-phosphogluconate aldolase: MSTVPPAAPSVLGLAPVLPVVVIDDAADAVPLARALVAGGLPAIEVTLRTPAALDAIRAIADEVPEAVVGAGTVISPRTVADAAAAGARFLVSPGWTDTLLDAMRASGLPFLPGVSTASEVVALLERGVTEMKFFPAEAAGGTAYLKSLAGPLPQARFCPTGGITPATAPAYLALPNVACVGGSWLLPPDALATKDWGRVRELARASS; the protein is encoded by the coding sequence ATGAGCACCGTGCCCCCCGCCGCCCCGTCCGTCCTCGGCCTCGCGCCGGTCCTGCCCGTCGTCGTGATCGACGACGCCGCCGACGCCGTCCCCCTCGCCCGCGCCCTGGTCGCGGGCGGCCTGCCGGCGATCGAGGTGACCCTGCGGACGCCCGCCGCGCTGGACGCGATCCGGGCCATCGCGGACGAGGTGCCGGAGGCGGTCGTCGGCGCGGGCACGGTCATCTCGCCCCGGACGGTGGCGGACGCGGCCGCCGCGGGTGCGCGGTTCCTCGTCAGCCCCGGCTGGACGGACACGCTGCTCGACGCGATGCGCGCGTCCGGGCTGCCGTTCCTGCCGGGGGTCTCCACCGCCTCGGAGGTCGTCGCGCTCCTCGAACGCGGCGTCACCGAGATGAAGTTCTTCCCCGCGGAGGCGGCCGGCGGAACGGCGTACCTGAAGTCGCTGGCCGGGCCACTCCCCCAGGCGCGCTTCTGCCCGACGGGCGGCATCACCCCGGCGACCGCGCCCGCGTACCTGGCACTGCCCAACGTGGCATGCGTCGGCGGCTCCTGGCTCCTCCCGCCGGACGCGCTCGCCACGAAGGACTGGGGGCGCGTGAGGGAGCTGGCGCGCGCCTCGTCGTAA
- a CDS encoding ATP-binding protein — MKSATPPNGHLPQPPAAEREFSMRFTSTPRGARLARRLVSHRLDDWGHPWTTPVNEAFTLIAAELTANAVRHGHVPGRDFHVRLTLTTGTFRIEVTDTRTDELPPATPPAPDSSSESGRGLHLVAALADDWGVSRRAAAPGKTVWAELRTRQRGCHAHRTAPDLTDVDLLAATASLLHSALAPEPKGLVRQELSDERFPSVRRSGYEAASGQS, encoded by the coding sequence ATGAAGTCAGCGACTCCCCCGAACGGGCACCTGCCCCAACCCCCGGCAGCCGAGCGCGAGTTCTCCATGCGCTTCACCTCGACGCCCCGGGGCGCCCGCCTCGCCCGCCGGCTCGTCTCGCACCGGCTCGACGACTGGGGCCACCCCTGGACGACTCCGGTCAACGAGGCGTTCACGCTCATCGCGGCGGAACTCACCGCCAACGCCGTACGGCACGGACACGTCCCCGGGCGCGACTTCCATGTCCGGCTCACGCTGACCACCGGCACCTTCCGCATCGAGGTGACCGACACCCGGACCGACGAGCTGCCGCCGGCCACTCCCCCGGCACCCGACTCCTCGTCCGAGTCCGGGCGCGGCCTGCACCTCGTCGCCGCGCTTGCGGACGACTGGGGCGTCAGCCGTCGCGCGGCGGCGCCGGGCAAGACCGTGTGGGCCGAACTCCGCACACGGCAACGGGGCTGTCACGCACATCGAACAGCGCCCGACCTCACGGACGTCGATCTCCTGGCAGCCACTGCTTCGCTGCTGCACAGCGCCCTCGCGCCAGAGCCGAAGGGCCTCGTCCGCCAGGAGCTGTCCGACGAACGCTTCCCGTCGGTTCGCCGCTCGGGCTACGAGGCCGCTTCCGGGCAGTCCTGA
- a CDS encoding helix-turn-helix domain-containing protein encodes MDDEVQQPENEVGTGMLSVFGRQLKLFRERAGMDRARFGSLTGYSASTIAAFEQGRRIPPPRFIDQADEALGAGGVLCASKEEVARAQYPAFFRDAAKLEAEAVELHVYDTHVVNGLLQTENYTRALMGMRRPLLDEATIEQRVAARLARQEIFDRWPSPLLSFVMEEPVIRRPLGGEQVWRGQLEQLLLLGQKRNVELQVMPLEREDNAGVDGAFTLLMPRQGTPVGYLEVQGRSTLVTEREALHALSARYGIIRAQALTPRESLAFVEKLLGER; translated from the coding sequence GTGGACGACGAGGTTCAGCAGCCGGAGAACGAGGTCGGGACGGGCATGCTGTCGGTGTTCGGACGGCAGTTGAAGCTGTTCCGGGAGCGGGCGGGCATGGACCGTGCCCGGTTCGGTTCGCTGACGGGGTACTCGGCTTCGACGATCGCCGCGTTCGAGCAGGGGAGACGCATTCCGCCGCCGAGGTTCATCGACCAGGCGGACGAAGCGCTCGGGGCGGGGGGTGTGCTGTGCGCGAGCAAGGAGGAGGTGGCTCGGGCGCAGTATCCGGCGTTCTTCCGCGACGCGGCGAAGCTGGAGGCCGAGGCGGTCGAGCTGCACGTGTACGACACGCATGTGGTCAACGGGCTGTTGCAGACGGAGAACTACACCCGTGCCCTGATGGGGATGCGCCGCCCGCTGCTGGACGAGGCCACCATCGAACAGCGCGTTGCCGCGCGTCTCGCGAGACAGGAGATCTTCGACAGGTGGCCCTCGCCATTGCTGAGCTTCGTGATGGAGGAGCCTGTCATTCGCCGGCCGCTCGGCGGGGAACAGGTGTGGCGTGGGCAGCTCGAACAACTCCTGCTGCTCGGCCAGAAGCGCAATGTCGAGCTTCAGGTGATGCCGCTCGAACGCGAGGACAATGCAGGCGTGGACGGCGCGTTCACCCTGCTGATGCCGAGGCAGGGAACACCGGTCGGATACCTGGAGGTTCAAGGCCGGAGCACGCTTGTCACGGAGCGGGAAGCGCTCCATGCGCTGTCGGCGCGCTATGGGATCATCCGAGCACAGGCTCTCACTCCGAGGGAGTCCCTTGCCTTCGTCGAGAAGCTGTTGGGAGAGAGATGA
- a CDS encoding excisionase family DNA-binding protein has translation MTHQDQKSAKQKKHPTGGGTAAFSSEIETSRTRKKVLRKRPLENPPALRGTQAQRTRKEQRKRSVEEAVPCLRDALTSGAETFHITVAEAGKVTMEVPREALAVLMETMALITSGRAVEVVAKSTELSTIQAAKALGVSRPHLVKLLDKGLIEFRMVGTHRRVDVASMKDYQRRELNEQARRRQAAAASAIGSTEAEGLRVTADTTADLDAYARGELDAAALRARTLARYTRKAAE, from the coding sequence GTGACCCACCAGGACCAGAAGTCGGCCAAGCAGAAGAAGCACCCCACCGGCGGCGGTACGGCGGCCTTCAGCTCCGAGATCGAGACCTCCCGCACTCGGAAGAAGGTTCTGCGCAAACGCCCCTTGGAGAACCCGCCGGCACTGCGTGGGACCCAGGCGCAGCGGACGCGGAAGGAGCAGCGCAAACGCAGCGTCGAGGAGGCCGTGCCATGCCTGCGTGATGCCCTCACCAGCGGCGCCGAGACGTTCCACATCACCGTCGCCGAAGCGGGCAAGGTCACCATGGAGGTGCCACGTGAAGCCCTGGCGGTCCTCATGGAGACCATGGCGCTCATTACCTCCGGCCGCGCGGTCGAGGTAGTCGCCAAGAGTACGGAGCTGTCCACCATCCAGGCAGCAAAGGCCCTCGGCGTCTCCCGGCCGCACTTGGTCAAACTGCTCGACAAGGGCTTGATCGAGTTCCGTATGGTCGGCACCCATCGCCGCGTGGACGTTGCATCCATGAAGGACTACCAGCGACGCGAACTGAACGAGCAAGCGCGACGTCGCCAAGCGGCGGCCGCCTCCGCCATCGGCTCCACCGAGGCCGAGGGGCTGCGCGTCACCGCAGACACCACCGCCGACCTCGACGCCTACGCACGCGGAGAACTCGACGCCGCAGCCTTGCGCGCCCGCACCCTCGCCCGCTACACCCGTAAGGCCGCTGAGTGA
- a CDS encoding Fic/DOC family protein, which translates to MTDPYSEPNGTLRNSLGISNANELSEAEADIAAVELAILDAEPLLGSYDLAHLKAFHRQIFGSVYPWAGELRTIEISKGTSFCPSIHIVSYAQGVFRKLADNDHLQGLARPEFVRALADLYGDMNAIHPFREGNGRTQRAFLAQLTREAGYAISWQDMDREENIAASVASFNADNGLLEKMLDALLRSA; encoded by the coding sequence GTGACCGACCCCTACAGTGAGCCCAACGGCACCCTCCGAAACAGTCTCGGCATCAGCAACGCAAACGAGCTTTCCGAGGCCGAAGCGGACATCGCCGCGGTGGAACTCGCCATTCTCGATGCCGAGCCGTTGCTCGGCAGCTACGACCTCGCACACCTGAAAGCCTTCCACCGGCAGATCTTCGGCAGCGTGTACCCGTGGGCCGGCGAGCTGCGCACCATTGAGATCTCCAAGGGCACATCGTTCTGCCCGTCGATCCACATCGTCTCCTACGCGCAGGGCGTGTTCCGCAAGCTCGCCGACAACGACCACCTGCAAGGCTTGGCCCGCCCGGAGTTCGTCCGAGCCCTGGCCGACCTGTACGGCGACATGAACGCCATCCACCCCTTCCGGGAAGGCAACGGCCGCACCCAGCGCGCCTTCCTCGCCCAGCTCACCCGTGAAGCCGGCTACGCCATCTCCTGGCAGGACATGGACCGAGAGGAGAACATCGCCGCATCGGTGGCCAGCTTCAACGCGGACAACGGCCTACTGGAGAAGATGCTCGACGCCCTGTTACGGTCCGCCTGA
- a CDS encoding zinc ribbon domain-containing protein: MNAAPADQIRLLDVQALDVRLSQLAHKRASLPEHAEIESLTKDLTQLRDLLVAAQTEESDTAREQTKAEQDVDQVRQRATRDQQRLDSGAVTSPKDLENLQREIVSLAKRQGDLEDIVLEVMERRESAQERVTELTGRVASVQGRTDEVTARRDAAQQELDGEAASVTKERGVVAQSVPADLLKLYEKLRVQQGGVGAARLFQRRCEGCRLELNITELNDVRSAAPDTVLRCENCRRILVRTSESGL, translated from the coding sequence CTGAACGCCGCGCCCGCCGACCAGATCCGACTCCTCGACGTACAGGCCCTGGACGTACGGCTCTCCCAGCTCGCCCACAAGCGGGCGTCGCTGCCCGAGCACGCCGAGATCGAGTCGCTGACCAAGGACCTCACGCAGCTGCGCGACCTGCTCGTCGCGGCGCAGACCGAGGAGAGCGACACCGCCCGCGAGCAGACCAAGGCCGAGCAGGACGTGGACCAGGTGCGCCAGCGCGCCACCCGCGACCAGCAGCGGCTGGACTCCGGCGCCGTCACCTCGCCCAAGGACCTGGAGAACCTCCAGCGCGAGATCGTCTCCCTCGCCAAGCGCCAGGGCGACCTCGAGGACATCGTCCTGGAGGTCATGGAGCGCCGGGAGTCCGCGCAGGAGCGCGTCACCGAACTGACCGGACGCGTCGCCTCCGTGCAGGGCAGGACCGACGAGGTCACCGCCCGCCGCGACGCCGCCCAGCAGGAGCTCGACGGCGAGGCCGCCTCGGTGACCAAGGAGCGCGGGGTCGTTGCTCAGTCCGTCCCGGCCGACCTGCTCAAGCTGTACGAGAAGCTGCGCGTCCAGCAGGGCGGCGTCGGCGCGGCCCGCCTCTTCCAGCGCCGCTGCGAAGGCTGCCGGCTGGAGCTGAACATCACCGAGCTCAACGACGTCCGCTCCGCCGCGCCGGACACCGTGCTCCGCTGCGAGAACTGCCGCCGCATCCTGGTCCGCACCTCCGAATCGGGCCTGTAG
- a CDS encoding DUF6879 family protein, with translation MFDSFAGGDSVRLDRPAYHADLGRIYSGGGIGFLNKLERGQHFRERGFPSWEAFAAGDWERALVLADERREEYAQELAEASRSGVRHRRLRVVEFPVTPYVQWELHVLRVRVDVGDDIRVLDARAITDIERTRPVPEVVVLGDEVMYEVVYDAEGNADGARRYDDRSLIRETNTGFDALYERGVRFPAFFDREIADLAPPQVTSVPEGSRDCR, from the coding sequence GTGTTTGACTCCTTCGCGGGCGGCGACTCCGTCCGTCTGGACCGGCCCGCGTACCACGCCGATCTCGGCCGGATCTACTCCGGCGGCGGGATCGGCTTCCTCAACAAGCTGGAGCGCGGCCAGCACTTCCGGGAGCGCGGCTTTCCGAGCTGGGAGGCGTTCGCCGCCGGCGACTGGGAGCGGGCACTGGTCCTCGCCGACGAGCGGCGCGAGGAGTACGCGCAGGAACTTGCCGAGGCGTCCCGGTCGGGCGTCCGGCACCGTCGGCTCCGGGTCGTCGAGTTCCCGGTCACCCCGTACGTGCAGTGGGAACTGCACGTCCTGCGGGTGCGAGTGGACGTGGGCGACGACATCAGGGTTCTCGACGCCCGCGCCATCACGGACATCGAGCGGACCCGGCCCGTCCCGGAGGTCGTCGTCCTCGGCGACGAGGTGATGTACGAGGTCGTGTACGACGCCGAGGGAAACGCGGACGGGGCGAGGCGTTACGACGACCGGTCGCTGATCCGGGAGACGAACACGGGATTCGACGCACTGTACGAACGCGGCGTGAGGTTCCCCGCGTTCTTCGACCGGGAGATCGCCGACCTGGCACCGCCGCAGGTGACCAGCGTGCCGGAGGGCTCGCGCGACTGCCGGTGA
- the yaaA gene encoding peroxide stress protein YaaA — protein sequence MLVLLPPSEGKAPAGRGAPLKPESLSLPGLADARAAVLHELVELCAGDTGKAQEVLGLSDGLRGEIAKNAELRTAGARPAGELYTGVLYDALGLATLESAARRRARQSLLVFSGLWGAVRIGDRIPPYRCSMGVKLPGLGALGAYWRAPMEAVMPEAAGGGLVLDLRSSAYAAAWKPKGEVAGRTATVRVLHSQTVNGVEKRSVVSHFNKATKGRIVRSLLETGASPRTPAALVEVLRDLGHVVEAQPPASAGRAWALDVVVTEIH from the coding sequence GTGCTCGTGCTGTTGCCGCCGTCGGAAGGCAAGGCCCCTGCCGGGCGCGGAGCCCCGCTGAAGCCGGAGTCGCTGTCCCTGCCGGGGCTCGCGGACGCGCGGGCCGCCGTGCTGCACGAGCTGGTGGAGCTGTGTGCCGGGGACACCGGCAAGGCGCAGGAGGTGCTGGGTCTGAGCGACGGGCTGCGCGGCGAGATCGCCAAGAACGCCGAACTGCGGACGGCGGGCGCGCGGCCCGCAGGGGAGCTGTACACGGGCGTGCTGTACGACGCGCTGGGCCTGGCCACCCTGGAGAGCGCCGCTCGGCGGCGGGCCCGGCAGTCGCTGCTGGTCTTCTCGGGGCTGTGGGGCGCGGTACGGATCGGTGACCGCATCCCGCCGTACCGCTGCTCGATGGGGGTGAAGCTCCCGGGGCTGGGGGCGCTCGGCGCGTACTGGCGGGCGCCGATGGAGGCGGTGATGCCGGAGGCGGCGGGCGGTGGCCTGGTGCTGGACCTGCGCTCGTCCGCGTACGCGGCGGCGTGGAAGCCGAAGGGCGAGGTGGCCGGACGCACGGCGACGGTGCGGGTGCTGCACTCCCAGACCGTGAACGGGGTGGAGAAGCGCTCTGTGGTGAGTCACTTCAACAAGGCGACCAAGGGACGGATCGTCCGGAGCCTGCTGGAGACGGGGGCGTCGCCGCGGACCCCGGCGGCACTGGTGGAGGTGCTGCGGGACCTGGGGCACGTGGTCGAGGCGCAGCCTCCGGCGTCCGCGGGGCGGGCCTGGGCGCTGGACGTGGTGGTGACGGAGATCCACTGA
- a CDS encoding Uma2 family endonuclease translates to MTAMPHEPLTQEDVLLEGFLALDTPEGFRAELIEGEIVVTPPPDGDHEDCISHIVRQVIRASRTDMDFSGNKGLRLRTGPGCTRNHVIPDATFAPRELRLFRGAESWMPSDGVAMVVEVTSTRPHADREAKRRCYAGAGIPLYLLVDRDASSVTLLSDPGNGDYRQLCTLPFGKPLPLPEPFGFELETSDLV, encoded by the coding sequence ATGACTGCCATGCCGCACGAACCGCTCACGCAGGAGGACGTCCTGCTGGAGGGCTTCCTGGCGCTGGACACGCCGGAGGGCTTCCGAGCGGAGCTGATCGAGGGGGAGATCGTCGTGACACCGCCGCCGGACGGGGACCACGAGGACTGCATCAGCCATATCGTGCGGCAGGTGATCAGGGCATCTCGGACGGACATGGACTTCTCCGGGAACAAGGGCCTCCGGCTGCGGACCGGCCCCGGATGCACCCGGAACCACGTGATCCCCGACGCCACCTTCGCTCCACGGGAACTGCGCCTGTTCCGGGGCGCGGAATCGTGGATGCCCTCCGACGGCGTCGCCATGGTGGTCGAGGTCACCTCGACCCGTCCGCACGCCGACCGGGAGGCCAAGCGCCGCTGCTACGCGGGGGCCGGGATCCCGCTGTACCTGCTGGTGGACCGGGACGCCTCCTCCGTCACGCTCCTCTCGGACCCCGGGAACGGCGACTACCGGCAGCTGTGCACCCTCCCCTTCGGCAAGCCGCTGCCACTGCCCGAGCCGTTCGGCTTCGAACTGGAGACGTCCGACCTGGTCTGA
- a CDS encoding MerR family transcriptional regulator: protein MRIGEIAALVGVSTRAVRHYHHLGLLPEPVRLANGYRDYTARDAVLLARIRRLTELGVGLDEVRDVLAEDAGRDLVEVLEELDADLGRQEARIRARRERLADLLERARAGRLPAEGPVSPWVADLFAAMDETSAALPGPEPAMAAVDREMLALLDTVVPEEEREAMMSTVTHLARTPGGMERAYELYGRMDELAGARADDPRVEELARVLSDSLPDELAARIGEPDAAEEARLDGFLSDLSPAQSAVVRRALHLLRERAR from the coding sequence ATGCGCATCGGAGAGATCGCCGCCCTCGTGGGCGTCAGCACCCGCGCCGTGCGGCACTACCACCACCTCGGGCTGCTTCCCGAGCCCGTGCGGCTGGCCAACGGCTACCGGGACTACACCGCGCGGGACGCCGTGCTGCTGGCGCGGATCCGGCGGCTCACCGAGCTGGGGGTGGGGCTGGACGAGGTGCGGGACGTGCTCGCCGAGGACGCCGGGCGGGACCTCGTCGAGGTCCTGGAGGAGCTGGACGCCGACCTCGGGCGTCAGGAGGCCCGGATCCGGGCCCGCCGGGAACGCCTAGCGGACCTGCTGGAGCGGGCCCGCGCGGGGCGGCTCCCCGCGGAGGGGCCCGTATCCCCGTGGGTGGCCGATCTGTTCGCCGCGATGGACGAGACGTCCGCCGCCCTGCCGGGTCCGGAGCCGGCGATGGCGGCCGTGGACCGGGAGATGCTGGCACTGCTCGACACGGTGGTGCCCGAGGAGGAGCGGGAGGCCATGATGAGCACCGTCACGCACCTGGCGCGGACGCCGGGCGGCATGGAGCGCGCCTACGAGCTGTACGGGCGGATGGACGAACTCGCGGGGGCGCGGGCCGACGACCCCCGGGTCGAGGAGCTGGCGCGGGTGCTCTCGGACAGCCTGCCGGACGAGCTCGCCGCGCGGATCGGGGAGCCGGACGCGGCGGAGGAGGCCCGTCTCGACGGCTTCCTCTCCGACCTCTCGCCCGCCCAGTCGGCCGTCGTCCGCCGCGCGCTGCACCTGCTGCGGGAGCGTGCGCGGTGA
- a CDS encoding DUF397 domain-containing protein: MNADTKRGSERHLVWVKSSYSGAEGGQCVEVATRPGTVHVRDSKDVSRAPLAMTPTAWAAFVDFAAH, from the coding sequence ATGAACGCTGATACGAAGCGCGGTTCTGAGCGTCACCTCGTGTGGGTGAAGAGCAGCTACAGCGGTGCTGAGGGCGGCCAGTGCGTCGAGGTGGCCACCCGCCCCGGCACCGTCCACGTCCGCGACTCCAAGGACGTGAGCCGCGCCCCCTTGGCCATGACCCCCACGGCCTGGGCCGCGTTCGTCGACTTCGCGGCGCACTGA
- a CDS encoding bifunctional RNase H/acid phosphatase encodes MREFVVEADGGSRGNPGPAGYGAVVLDPATGEALAEAAEYIGVATNNVAEYRGLIAGLREARRLDPDATVRVRMDSKLVVEQMSGRWKIKHPDMKPLAAEAARVLPASQVTYEWIPRERNKHADRLANQAMDAGTRSGATGSPAGRPAGADRVTAEGSGGSGTATATATAARTEPAAPPAGWGSAADMGTPSTFVLLRHGETALTPEKRFSGSGGSDPVLSPAGRRQADAVAAALAARGTVQTVVTSPLRRCRETAETVAGRLGLPVSVDEGLRETDFGAWEGLTFAEVRERYADDLDAWLASPKAAPTGGGESFATVARRVAAARERLLAAHRGRTTLLVTHVTPIKTLVRLALGAPPEALFRMELSAASLSAVAYYADGNASLRLLNDTSALR; translated from the coding sequence GTGCGGGAGTTCGTCGTCGAGGCCGACGGCGGTTCCCGGGGCAACCCGGGGCCCGCCGGCTACGGCGCGGTGGTCCTCGACCCGGCCACGGGGGAGGCGCTCGCCGAGGCCGCCGAGTACATCGGCGTCGCGACGAACAACGTCGCCGAGTACCGGGGCCTGATCGCGGGCCTGCGGGAGGCCCGCCGGCTCGACCCGGACGCCACCGTCCGCGTACGGATGGACTCCAAGCTCGTCGTCGAGCAGATGTCGGGCCGCTGGAAGATCAAGCACCCCGACATGAAGCCGCTCGCGGCCGAGGCCGCCCGCGTCCTGCCCGCCTCCCAGGTCACCTACGAGTGGATCCCGCGCGAGCGCAACAAACACGCGGACCGGCTCGCGAACCAGGCGATGGACGCGGGGACGCGCTCCGGGGCGACGGGGTCCCCCGCGGGGCGTCCGGCCGGAGCGGACCGCGTCACGGCGGAGGGCTCCGGCGGATCGGGCACCGCCACCGCCACCGCCACCGCGGCCCGGACCGAGCCCGCCGCGCCCCCCGCCGGGTGGGGCTCCGCCGCCGACATGGGCACGCCCTCCACCTTCGTACTGCTGCGCCACGGGGAGACCGCACTCACCCCCGAGAAGCGCTTCTCCGGCAGCGGCGGCAGCGACCCCGTGCTGTCCCCGGCGGGCCGCCGCCAGGCCGACGCCGTCGCCGCGGCGCTCGCCGCACGCGGCACCGTCCAGACCGTCGTCACCTCCCCCCTGCGGCGCTGCCGCGAGACCGCGGAGACCGTGGCCGGACGCCTCGGGCTGCCCGTCAGCGTCGACGAAGGGCTCCGCGAGACGGACTTCGGCGCCTGGGAGGGACTCACCTTCGCCGAGGTGCGCGAGCGGTACGCGGACGACCTGGACGCCTGGCTCGCCTCCCCGAAGGCGGCGCCGACGGGCGGTGGCGAGTCCTTCGCGACGGTCGCCCGCCGCGTCGCCGCCGCCCGCGAGCGCCTGCTCGCCGCCCACCGGGGCCGCACGACGCTGCTCGTCACCCACGTGACCCCGATCAAGACCCTGGTCCGCCTCGCCCTCGGCGCGCCCCCGGAGGCGCTGTTCCGCATGGAGCTGTCGGCGGCGTCGCTGTCGGCGGTGGCGTATTACGCGGACGGGAACGCGTCACTGAGGCTGCTGAACGATACGTCGGCGCTGCGGTAG